One segment of Strix aluco isolate bStrAlu1 chromosome 4, bStrAlu1.hap1, whole genome shotgun sequence DNA contains the following:
- the ADISSP gene encoding adipose-secreted signaling protein, with amino-acid sequence MATAGKGSKAKGGGVRFAPNQPAEGAHGHVRFDEKLHDSAVMVTQEKDGSFLVKVGFLKILHKYEITFLLPPVQRLGKDVCAVPLPSLNLRVIGITPLPEGYSVKCEYTAHREGVLKEEMVLASELSQGAGVKVVVQARVMDRHHGTPMLLDGVRCVGAELEYDSEQSDWHGFD; translated from the exons ATGGCTACGGCCGGCAAGG GCAGCAAGGCGAAGGGGGGGGGCGTGCGCTTCGCCCCCAACCAACCCGCCGAGGGGGCCCACGGCCACGTGCGCTTCGATGAGAAACTCCATGACTCGGCGGTGATGGTGACGCAGGAGAAGGACGGCAGCTTCCTCGTCAAG GTGGGATTCCTGAAGATCCTCCACAAGTACGAGATCACATTCCTCTTGCCCCCAGTGCAGAGGCTGGGGAAGGACGTTTGTGCCGTTCCCCTCCCCAGCCTCAACCTCAGAGTCATCGGCATCACCCCCCTGCCAGAAG GCTACAGCGTGAAGTGCGAGTACACGGCGCACAGGGAGGGCGTGCTGAAGGAGGAGATGGTCCTGGCCAGCGAGCTCAGCCAAGGCGCCGGGGTCAAGGTCGTGGTCCAGGCCCGTGTCATGG acCGGCACCACGGCACGCCGATGCTCCTGGACGGGGTGCGCTGCGTTGGCGCGGAGCTGGAGTACGACTCGGAGCAGAGCGACTGGCACGGCTTCGACTAA